Within the Telopea speciosissima isolate NSW1024214 ecotype Mountain lineage chromosome 4, Tspe_v1, whole genome shotgun sequence genome, the region AACTAACGAAATGGAGGcatttttatccttttctttAAACGAAACGGGCAATTGGGACACTTTTGATCCACATTTCTGCATGTGAAAAATGCTACTGGCAAAATGGTGGAAAAACACGTCACTTAAAAGTTTAGGGGTATTTATGGTATGTATCAATGCCTCCCAAGTGTATGATTTCTACCTAAAACACAGGCTGAACAGATGGTACCTCTCATGCTTGGGGTACCGCCACTCTTGGAGATCTCTCCGCTTGCCCAGTCCATGTTGTTGCGCCAACCACCATTCTGAAACTCTTCGTTGAGCCCATCTAACCACCAATCCACACTGCTTCGACTACTCCTGCTacggttcttcttcctcctctcagGGAGATAGAAACAAAcgattttctgttttgttttttttttttaaaaaaaaaaaaataggaacaaaCTCTAAGAGGAAACACCACCAGCGCCGGCCAAGGAAACACCtagaatttttttgggtgttggatcccttgtttcttttctttgtaaagCCCTAGCAGGGGCTGTTGTAGTTTCGTCATCGTTGTTCTTGTTCtggtttctagggtttcaatGGTCTGAGCTTGCAGTGGAGCTCGAAGCTTTGAGGATCTAGGACAAGAAGAAATGGCATTCCCGCAGAGAGAGTTCGAAGAACATCTAAAAGAAACTGAGGAGAGACTTGTTCATCTTCCTTCTAATGGCAATGAACTCCTCTCTCTTCTCGATCAAGTTCAGAATTGCCTTTCAAGGATAGAACAGTCGCCATCAAAATCAATTGGAAATGCACTTTGCCCCTCAATGAAGGCACTGGTTACTGATGATCTTCTGAGGCATTCAAATATAATGATGTCAAAGTTACAGTTGCATCTTGCATTATTGAGGGGCCCCTTATGATGAGGAACAATTGAAGAAGATATTTCAGTTGATTATTGGTGTATTTGAGAAATTGTTTGATACTTCTAGTCGTTCCTATTCTAAAAGAGTTTTGATACTCGAAACCATGGCAAAGGTTCGATTATGTGTTGTAATGCTGAACCTTGAATGTGATGCTCTGATTCTTGAGATGTTCCCACATTTCTTGAAAGCCATAAGGGATGATCACCGAGAAAGTGCCTTCTCTACCATGGAGACAATTTGACCCGTGTTAAAGGGAAGTGAAGTTGTATCCGTAGagcttctttctctcctctttgatAGTGTCGAGAAGGAAAATAAGGATGTTTTACATATTATACTAAAACTTGGGAAGAAAGTAATTGGAAACTGTGTTGCCAAGCTTAAACTATACATGATTCAAGCAGTAGAATCGTTGGGAATTTCTTTCAATGATTACAGTGAAACATTTTAACTTTTCAGGacagaaacattttttttttcccagtgTTACCATATAGCATTTCAGGAGCCTTAGTAATTTTCCAACATATGAACACATCTGTGACAGATTCCTTGTTCATGTCTTCGAATATGGTTGGGTCTCTTTAATTTCAAAACGCCCAGCAAACAGGAAATGCTAAATACCACACCCAAAGGGTTTTAGTGTCTCCATGCAGGAATTCAAATGCCACCAaagacatggagatttggaCTCTCATGGAACATAAGACTTAATTGCTTGTATTAATTCATGGCACCTAAAAATGCAATAGCCATTAGAAGGGATTTCATTTGAGGGGAAAAGGGAAATTTGAGAGTAATGCCATGGCATAggcaaataaaaattaaagaaaaggttAATGACTGTAGAGTTAATTGTTCTAATTTCTAGACTATGACACAATCCCTGCACTCTTGAATTAAAGAAGTCTTTCTCACTTACAGCcggagaagggaaagaaaatgcAAAGCCTTCCCCCAAGTACTGGACAAAATTAAACACATCCCTCGGACCCTTTGGTTTCCATCTGTAAACATCGCTGGGAGTTGATCAAGTGACGGTGCTTCCTCTTTAACAATTGTGCCTCAGTGAATGAGACTCTGGAAATCACTAACAGGCCTATTTGTCCTCGAAACATCACTAGTCACATTTAATGTTCCTGTAAATCCTCCTTACGAAGAGTGTAGAGCCCAGATAACCCACAGCCCCTGCATTTCAGAATAGCATTGATGGATCAGAGAAGCAGGGAGCAGCAAAATAGAGAACATGAGAACCATCTCATGGGTAGGAACCAAGCAGAACATCATAAAGTACAGAAAAACAGTGGTTTCTACAAACCGCATGGGCTAACCTATTTCACTAGTTTGGTTAAAATACGGTCgaggaagagggaaaaataaataaaaggtcTACAGAGTTGCTCAGGTCCTTGATTTCTTTGCTGATATGTGAGGGTTCATAGAGTCTAAAATTTTCAACCTCCCTTCAGTCATAATAACCATAATTAatgccaaaaaacaaaacaaacaatcaGAGTGGCATCTGACCACTCTCCAACTACAATAACTGAATGGCCAAATAGTTTGCTTATAATATGATctagaaaggaaaaaagcaaCCAGCCAGAAATTTAACACAAGTGccaaaaagaaatatgaagcACAAACTCACCACAGAGGATTCCCAAACCAAGACAAAACATCAGAGTGTATCCAAAATAGAAGCTGGTCTGGAAGAAGCCTGACATCTTAGTCTTAACATAGTAGTAATATATAGAGTAAAGGTACACGTAGACCGCTGTTGATGCAGCAGAGAAGAATGAAGTCCATTGCCAGTGATAATTCTCAGCATTTAGCAAGAAATATGTCCCCACAATTGTGACACAAACAGTAACAATAATGAGAATGAGGAAGACCAGCAACATAAAACCATAGACATAGTACACCTGTCAGGGAAGCAGCAAAGTAAACATGTTAGATCTGAACTATTAAAAAGCTAGATTTTATCTAGAAGCTAGAACAAGAAAATATACATTCTTGACACTTTTAGTATGGAAAAAAATCCAGAGATTTGAAAGTCCATCACTTCCCATATGATTTAACCAGGACACCAtaaagaggatttttttttttttttttttttttttggggggggggggggggggagttgttTTCCTGGATGGACATCCATTTTAGAATCCATGAACAACACAAATATCAGCCATGTGACAGGTCAGAtagagctgaaattttgtggacagataAACAGTCcgctgctcacatgtcaagcaTCCATCCAAGCAGAGGTGGCCAAGTGGCAAATTATAGCTTTGAAAATCCAGTTGAAAAGTGAAAGTTATTGAAAGGACTAGACAGctgaaaatacaagggaaacATGTCAATACATGGAGGTGAACGAAAATGAGTACAAAATTCGACATATAGCCAATCAAGACTTCAAAGTCAAGAGACACCCTCTTGACTGCAGTCCAGAGAAActtttgcatttcttttttatGGTACACAACAATGGATCATATTAGTCGCTATATAAATTTTTATGGTACACAATACTGGATTATATTAGTCACTATATCTAAGAATTTACCTTTCTGTACCTTTTATGTCTATCACAAACCACTGCAAAGTTTTCAAAAAACTATACACAATATttccaacaacaaaaaaatattcGCCCAATAATATCTTTTCAGAGAATAATATACAATAACAAAGAATACAAAGTATTAATAATATATCATCTCAAACGAGGAAAAAAATTATGAGGGAGAAATAAACACATCAATATGTAAATACAGACATACATACAGACTTTGAGTCTTAACAAATGGCTCCAAATATCTTCCTTTATCAAAACCACCtgaataaaaatgcagtaacATTTACCTTATAATTCCAGAAGGATGTGAAGACAAAGTACATTTCAATGAAGATGCTGCCAAAGGGAAGCAATCCTCCCATCAGAGATACTACGGAAGGTGTGAGATACCATTTCTTCTCAGGGATGGGACGAGGAATGGTCTTGACACGACAAGGATTGTTTGGAGCACCACTCCAATTTCTTCCAACAACTGTACCAAGAAGTGCCAGAGGGAAGGAGATGAAAGCCCAAATGACAAACACAACCACCATTGTCCCAAAGGGAATGGCAGCTAGGGAACCATAGAATATTGCAATTGTGTTAAGGATGAAGCCAATGCCAAAGCACATAAAGGGGAAAAGTGATGCTGTGAGGATCATCGATTTTATCCAGTTTTTACCtgagaaaattatcaaaaaaataataataataagttcTAGATTGCTCAATTTTGAGATAGCAATGAAAATCATTGAAATAGCATATACTATAGCAAAGAAGTATTCCTATATCGGACAGAAAAATAGCCAGCcctccaaaaaataaaggaatatggATAAAAAACATACCACCATTGCGTGAATACAATCCACCACTCACATAACCCGAAATGAATGATGTAAGAGCATAGCATACTATAAAAGTTGTGACAATTTGTCCTCGTCTGAACCACATAATAACATAGAAGAAATAATAAGACAAACCAGTACAATAAAATTAGCATGGATAAAATTATTAAAGGTAGAAGTAAGAGACTTAAAAATGGCTCGAACAACGAAACCATCAAGTAGGTCAAGAAAGTGGCCACCATAATAGACAGATGAGGATCCTATAAAGATAAGTTCCACTTTGTCACTTCAACCCTTCCCCACCCCATCCCCCAAAATAGGCACCACTGacgaaaaccaaccaaaaatacGAGGGAAGCAGTGACCAAGAACCTGACCTAACCCAATGACCAATCTGAACCTAACCAAAGTCTAATTTGCTAAAGCTGAGGTTTGTAAAGTTCAAAGTACAAAGTGTCTCCATGCTCAAAGCAGTACTAGTTCCACTAAAAATATATATCTCTATTGCTGCAAATATAAGATACAATCACAGAAGGGACAATGACAGTAATCATCACCAATGACAAAggaaattatataaaattaaaaagaactaCAGTTTTCAGTGTTACACTTTCCCAAAGAATAACAAAGTCTAACCAATCCGTGTTTAGCCATATCATCAGCTTCTTGATTCACCACCCTCAGCATCCAAGGGAGTGAGCAGTTCAGTTAGGAAATTCtactaagaaatacttcaacttttcattttctaacatGTGATCATAAGATGGTACAAAAGCATTAATGTTGTAAAATCCAGCCCAACCCCCAATCCATTTTGGGAACCATAAAAATGTCTGGCTTCAACTGGTCAACAAAACCATGCCTGCTCTCCAAAGCCGATTGGTTAAAGCAATTCAATAGTATCTTATAACAATGAAAGATAATTTATACGAAAGCAAACCCCAAGGGGGTAGCTCcgttggcaaggaccaacacctcaaaattaagaggtcatgagttccaactctccttggggcctacctatccaataaaaaaaaacacccatcAAAGGCCTTGTTAGTTATAGAACACCTTGTTCAGGTGATGCAGTTGCCTTAACCTGGCTGCACCAACATGACCCGTTTAGGACCAGTCTTTGGTTTGAACCTCCAAAGCGGGTCATGTTGGCAACTGCATCATCAGGAGACCAGCTTGCTGGGTCCAGGTAAACTCACATGGGCCAGGATGGGTCTTAAAGTCTAGGCACTTGCAAATATACAGTACAGATTCAGACTGCCTCAAGTTGTCCAAGTAAACAATGAAACGGCGAAACCAATTCCACAACCTGATTTAAAGATTGATTTCCAATCTTAGGACATCAGATGCAGCCTCAGTGTTGGCCTGAGCCAGGCTAAAGCTGCCATCCTAAgcagagggaaaagaagaagtaaAATGCAAAAACAGAAGACATGAGATTCTTAAATAGAATATGAAGTAACCATTGACTGAAATAGGGGTGGTATATTCATCAAGGTCAGAAATGACAACATACCCGACATACAACATCCCAATGATAGCCAAGAGGATAACAAGGAGAACAAGCATCACAAGTTGAGCACCTGTGCCAACAAGAGCAGAAAGTAGAACCAAGTTGCGGGAAGGCCGGAAAACATCACCATGGACAAGTTTCCAACCAGACTCCTCACTCACATCCCTTTCCTGGTCATTAAGCATTGGAAGGGGGAAAATTAATCCTTGGATTATTGGCATTAACTAAGAATTAGAAACTATAACCCATCTCAAGTtggaaagagggaagaaagaagaaaaaaatttcagtatAACTACTGAAAGAAAGGGGATAAAGAGGGCAATCATGACAAAGTTGAGGTAGTGTCACCAAAGTCTCCAGGTCATCATCTTCCCGAGCATATTTTGCATAGTCATTTCTCAGGGTTCGCATTAAAATCATTGACACCAAGCCAGTAAGGAAGATAACCATCATGAAAGAATTGAAAATGGAGAACCAATGAATCTGCACATAGAAGAACGAAATTAAGTTTTCAATAATCACAATTCTAATTTAGATGCAAAGAACACAATAATCAATCAGCAACATCTTGCCCCTCCCAATCCCCTCCTGCGGGGGCAatttaaaagagagagagaaagattatAACTGCAGCAACTGAACTTTAAATAACTGAAAACTTCCAGTACTGGTAtcaaatgagaaaagaaataattaacAAAAGAACCATTATTCACCTGGTGCTCAAAGAAAGGATAGTCCAGATAAATGTCAAAACGCCGTGCAAAAGTGACATTTGTTGAAATCCATCTCACAGAATATGTCAAATCCAGTAATTTCCCCACTTCCAAGGGTTTAGGGTTGTCCTGAGTGAGATTAACATGAATAATCTGCAAGACAAAGAATTTTCTAACAATTAATGCCACAGTAGGGTCCCAACAGATTCAATATATGATGAATAAGAATACTTAAAATCACAAACCTGATCTCCATTGTACTTGACAATAATATTCTTGTGTGTATAAAGCAAATGTTTGTTATCATTGTTTTTGTCAGCATGGAGCTCACCAACAAAACCTGATCATATAACAGGCCAATGGAATCAGTTTCAACAATCAGGTAGGACTAAAAAACTGAAATACGTGAGAAGAGTGCATACCCCACAAAGGCAGATCATCTGGAGTTGAATTTGTCAAGTGGAAGAAGCATAGTGTAAGCAGTCCAACAAAGGAATATAATAGACAAGTAAAACATTTTAGCAACCAAGAAACAtaaagcccaaaaaataaaaaaccctaacattCAAATGTACTGAACTTAAACATCATTGCGTTGGAGTCTCATTGTTAGAGGATTAACATTACCCATGAAGAATTCAAACCAATAAGTATTTTCAATTGCATCCTTGAATTGTTTAACCTTTGCtgcatcaagttcaagttcaCATATGGAAGCCTTATCCACATTTTCTGCCAGAACAAATTGCAAGATGACTTTCTACTTTGAGTTCTTCAACCAAATTTCATAACAAAATTGACCATAAAACACAATGTGCTACGTACTTTGAAACTTTATGTCAATCTGACTATCGATAAGCTCGTTTCCACCAAGAACCTCACCGAGGCCACCCCATTTATGAGAAGCACTGCCAGCTGGCTGGCAAAATGGAAGGCTATGGTAGTTGTATGTTTCTTGTGGATTATTATAGGGTCCAACCTTGTTTACCCAAAGGGTCACCGGATCTTCTGGTTGATACTACAGGCAGAATCCAAAGCTTGTCAGAAACATCCAACAGAAAGGATTAACAGACTACAACAAAGCTCAATACTCCAAAAGCACCATGACATAGAAAAAACCTTTGCCTACTGggcagagaaaaaaaaattttaaatgtagCATTTGCGATAAATATAAGAACAATCAGGGTTCAGTGTGCTTGCTACTTAGGCAACAAAACAAATATAAGAATACACTCTCATTATGACTAAAAAGATAAAACCCAATACCTTCACAATATATGAGTTAGCAAAACTAACAATGAAAATATGATGATAAGTTAGTAGGAGTCCATACTGATGATAAAACTCAAATAttaaagaatagaaaatatgaAGCTAGGTCATTCAACTAGTAATCCAGGAATGGCAAGTCTACCTCAGATATTCCTTTTcttatcaaaaatcaacattgtCAAAATATACTATATTAAACAGGATTGAAGCTTCATAAGTgaacaacaaataaaagcaaCAGAATATCAACAATAAGcatagagaattttttttgttcgGTGAACAATGATAAAGGTTTTggtggaaaagaagaaggaaatttgCTTCAGGATTGAGAACACCCTATCAACCATCCAACCACCGTCGACCAACTCAGATGATGTGTTTTGAAGAATCAAACATCTTGCAATAAGCACCATCAAAATACGAATAAATTGAAAATTCAATGAAAACATCATCTTCAGATTCAATATGATTTCATTGGTCTTTGATAATATCTCCAACATAAATTGTGAAACGAAATTTTCACTTTGCCCTTCATCtatgaataaaaaaacaatttttctgTTGGACAAATGAACTCTAGTCTTGAAAACATAGGTATACATGACTAGGTTCAGCTCTGATAAATGATGTTATCTGAAAATCCAAAttatggatctcagatgcaagcaggcCCAACAATCCAAATTGTGATCTAATCTAAGAAAAACGAAGCAACTTTATTGtaaagggaagaaatcagatcgatGGAAGTGGAAGGAAAAGGGATGAGATCGATCTtattgggaggaagaagacagaaaaagagaacagaagagaagaaatcaggtatTGAATACCAATCTCGTATGCATTACTCAAAAGCACCAAAactgttaaaaaaaataaaccattCTTTACttaaatcatctctaattgatggggggTGTACagtgtattacatatataaaggcctaaaattcccaaatccattcataaaaggactcctaattacactcaaggttctaaatctcaatTAAAACTTGCAGTTTCGACTGAGACAACTAGGTTTCGACCTTGTCTGAGACGAATCCAACGGTCTAAACTGGTTTGTACCAGATTTCGCAAGTTTTGACAGTTTTGACActtggtttcaaccgaaaactGGGAGTTTCGCCAGTTTCAACACTTCCAAAGGGAATTTTGCCAAATACTCGCAGTTTTTTGCCTAATCACTTGATTTCTTCCTACTTTTTGGCATTCTTCTACATATTCAACCCTTCTACAGGTTGGATTTGCATGATCAGAGCTTCAAGGTAATGGATTTTTCTCCCCAAACCTAATTTTTGGAAGAATTAGCAAATAGACAGTGTTGGGCACAAAATatgtcatgggatacatatgtgCTGCATTAGGAGGAGCATCACCGACATCTTCACTGGTACACAGATCATGGATTAGACCCGCCAAGAAATGACATGTGGTAGTGAGTGGTGAGTCTTGTATACTTGTGTTTCCCTA harbors:
- the LOC122658405 gene encoding transmembrane 9 superfamily member 1 — protein: MLSTVRSFSLLFAFLLIVSQAFASESDHKYQPEDPVTLWVNKVGPYNNPQETYNYHSLPFCQPAGSASHKWGGLGEVLGGNELIDSQIDIKFQKNVDKASICELELDAAKVKQFKDAIENTYWFEFFMDDLPLWGFVGELHADKNNDNKHLLYTHKNIIVKYNGDQIIHVNLTQDNPKPLEVGKLLDLTYSVRWISTNVTFARRFDIYLDYPFFEHQIHWFSIFNSFMMVIFLTGLVSMILMRTLRNDYAKYAREDDDLETLERDVSEESGWKLVHGDVFRPSRNLVLLSALVGTGAQLVMLVLLVILLAIIGMLYVGRGQIVTTFIVCYALTSFISGYVSGGLYSRNGGKNWIKSMILTASLFPFMCFGIGFILNTIAIFYGSLAAIPFGTMVVVFVIWAFISFPLALLGTVVGRNWSGAPNNPCRVKTIPRPIPEKKWYLTPSVVSLMGGLLPFGSIFIEMYFVFTSFWNYKVYYVYGFMLLVFLILIIVTVCVTIVGTYFLLNAENYHWQWTSFFSAASTAVYVYLYSIYYYYVKTKMSGFFQTSFYFGYTLMFCLGLGILCGAVGYLGSTLFVRRIYRNIKCD